Proteins from one Syngnathus scovelli strain Florida chromosome 17, RoL_Ssco_1.2, whole genome shotgun sequence genomic window:
- the egfra gene encoding epidermal growth factor receptor isoform X3: MLKSTKLRLLLLVFQDGICVIIFFFTTEIICQMMCQGITNRLNLLGTKEDHYVNMVKTYSNCTVVLENLEVTYMEEHRDLSFLRTIEEVGGYVLIALNTASRIPLDNLRIIRGHSLYEGGFALTVLANYDKALGQGTSQLLLTSLTEIIKGGVKFSKNQLCNVETIQWYDIINEESQPKMELPLVASNNPLCQKCDKSCFNGSCWASGPQNCQTLTKLNCAQQCSKRCRGPSPSDCCNEHCAAGCTGPRPTDCLACRDFQDDGVCKDSCPGLMRYDPNQHQLVPNPLGKYNFGATCVKSCPHNYVVTDHGACVRTCSGNTYEVEDDGVRKCAKWNGRGPKVCDGLGTGHLKRTLSINATNIDSFQNCTTINGNIDLIRTSIHGDAYTNTPKMDPAQLDVFKTVKEITGYLWIQTWPASMNTLSPFENLEIIRGRTKRGGRSLVVTQLDISYLGLRSLKEISDGDVVVIKNQNLCYTNRSHWKALFKSAGQTATVGENVDSGKCAQRNHTCDRKCTSRGCWGPGPDMCFACRDHSRHGSCVDSCNILEGEPREVVVKKTCVACHPECHRMNGTTTCTAPGSSNCTKCTNFKDGLSCVSHCPQGVPGKNDSLVWKYADDTKVCRLCHPNCTHGCVGPGLEGCQGKITSGLSMIAAGVVGGLLAVLLAGLLVVVLLRRRHIKRKRTMRRLLQEKELVEPLTPSGEAPNQALLRILKEPEFRKVKILGSGAFGTVYKGLWVPEGEDVKIPVAIKVLREATSPKANKEILDEAYVMASVEHPHVCRLLGICLTSTVQLVTQLMPFGCLLDYVKENKDNIGSGYLLNWCVQIAKGMNYLEERHLVHRDLAARNVLVKTPQHVKITDFGLAKLLNADEKEYHADGGKVPIKWMALESILNRTYTHQSDIWSYGVTVWELMTFGTKPYDGIPASDIAGVLEKGERLPQPPICTIDVYMIMVKCWMIDADSRPRFRELIAEFTKMARDPPRYLVIQGDESLHLHDPPDDRFFRTLVSGEHTEDAVDADEYLLPQRGFFASPSTSQTPLLHSTSLNSSNGMCNGRNRLVNGLPSRDGSIVLRYIPDPTDKLLDDAFQPAPDYMNQNTASDMTNPVYQHPALPRTLLPTISSDDNSEYLNCFQKEPEYLNELPPHPNGTFHAVHKYKPQNSIDNPDYQHSFTPTFKARMKGHLPAAGNAEYLGPN; encoded by the exons ATGCTAAAGTCCACAAAGCTGCGTTTGCTTCTCTTGGTGTTTCAAGACGGCAtttgtgttattatttttttcttcacgaCTGAAATAATTTGTCAAATGA TGTGTCAAGGCATCACCAACCGCTTGAACTTGCTGGGCACCAAAGAGGACCACTACGTGAACATGGTCAAGACCTACAGCAACTGCACAGTGGTCCTGGAGAACCTGGAGGTCACCTACATGGAAGAACACCGCGACTTGTCCTTCCTCAGG ACGATCGAGGAAGTGGGCGGCTACGTGCTGATCGCCCTCAACACGGCCTCCAGGATCCCGCTGGACAACCTGCGCATCATTCGCGGTCACTCGCTGTACGAGGGAGGCTTCGCCCTCACCGTGCTGGCCAATTACGACAAAGCCTTGGGGCAGGGCACCAGCCAGCTCCTTCTCACCAGCCTGACAG AAATTATCAAAGGAGGTGTGAAGTTTAGCAAAAACCAGCTGTGCAACGTGGAGACCATCCAGTGGTACGACATCATTaacgaggagagtcaacccaaaATGGAGCTGCCGCTCGTTGCTAGCAACAACCCGCTCT GTCAAAAATGTGACAAAAGCTGTTTCAATGGTTCTTGCTGGGCATCCGGACCCCAAAactgtcaaactt TAACCAAGCTGAACTGCGCGCAGCAGTGCTCCAAGAGGTGCCGAGGACCTTCTCCCAGCGACTGCTGCAATGAACACTGCGCCGCGGGATGCACGGGACCGCGCCCCACCGACTGTCTG GCCTGTCGGGACTTCCAGGACGACGGGGTGTGCAAGGACTCCTGCCCGGGCCTCATGCGCTATGACCCCAACCAGCACCAGCTGGTGCCCAACCCGCTGGGGAAGTACAACTTTGGCGCCACCTGTGTTAAGAGCTGCCCAC ATAACTACGTGGTGACGGACCACGGCGCGTGCGTGCGGACGTGCAGCGGCAACACTTATGAGGTGGAGGACGACGGCGTCAGGAAGTGTGCCAAATGGAATGGACGGGGCCCCAAAG TATGCGACGGGCTGGGTACGGGTCACCTGAAGCGCACGCTTTCCATCAACGCCACCAATATCGACTCGTTTCAAAACTGCACCACAATCAACGGCAACATCGATTTAATTCGCACGTCCATTCACGG GGACGCGTACACCAACACGCCAAAGATGGACCCCGCCCAGTTGGACGTCTTCAAGACAGTTAAAGAAATAACCG GATACTTGTGGATTCAAACGTGGCCCGCCAGCATGAACACCCTCAGTCCCTTTGAGAACCTGGAAATCATTCGAGGACGAACCAAGCG GGGAGGCCGCAGCCTGGTTGTGACCCAGCTGGACATCAGCTACCTGGGCCTGCGCTCCCTCAAAGAGATCAGCGACGGCGACGTGGTTGTCATCAAGAACCAGAACCTCTGCTACACCAACCGCAGCCACTGGAAAGCACTCTTCAAGTCCGCCGGCCAGACCGCGACCGTCGGCGAAAACGTCGACTCTGGCAAATGCG CTCAGAGAAACCATACGTGCGATCGTAAGTGCACGAGCCGCGGATGCTGGGGTCCCGGCCCTGACATGTGCTTTGCGTGTCGGGATCACAGTCGCCACGGCAGCTGCGTGGATTCCTGCAACATCCTGGAAGG GGAGCCGCGGGAGGTCGTGGTGAAGAAAACCTGCGTGGCCTGTCACCCTGAGTGTCATCGTATGAACGGGACGACTACTTGCACTGCTCCG GGTTCCTCCAACTGCACCAAGTGCACCAACTTCAAGGACGGACTCTCCTGCGTGTCCCACTGCCCTCAAGGCGTGCCTGGCAAGAACGACTCACTGGTGTGGAAATACGCAGATGACACCAAAGTGTGCCGGCTGTGTCACCCCAACTGCACCCATGG GTGCGTGGGGCCCGGTCTTGAAGGCTGCCAAGGTAAAAT CACTTCGGGTCTGTCCATGATTGCGGCGGGTGTGGTGGGCGGGCTTCTGGCGGTCCTGTTGGCGGGCCTGTTGGTCGTCGTGTTGCTGCGCCGACGCCAcatcaagaggaagaggaccaTGCGGCGCCTACTCCAGGAGAAAGAG TTGGTAGAACCGCTGACCCCAAGCGGCGAGGCACCCAACCAAGCCCTGCTGCGCATCCTGAAGGAACCTGAATTCAGGAAAGTCAAAATTTTGGGATCAGGGGCTTTTGGTACAGTCTACAAG GGCCTttgggtgccagagggagaagaCGTGAAGATCCCGGTGGCCATCAAGGTTTTGAGAGAGGCCACGTCGCCCAAAGCCAACAAAGAGATCTTAGAT GAGGCCTACGTGATGGCCAGCGTGGAGCACCCGCATGTGTGTCGCCTGCTGGGCATCTGCCTGACGTCCACCGTGCAGCTGGTCACCCAGCTGATGCCCTTTGGCTGCCTGCTGGACTACGTCAAGGAGAACAAGGATAATATCGGCTCAGGGTACCTGCTCAACTGGTGCGTGCAGATCGCTAAG GGGATGAACTACTTGGAGGAGCGCCATTTGGTCCACCGTGACTTGGCGGCCAGGAACGTCCTGGTGAAGACCCCCCAGCACGTCAAGATCACCGACTTTGGCTTGGCCAAGCTGCTCAACGCCGATGAGAAAGAGTACCACGCGGACGGAGGAAAG GTGCCCATTAAATGGATGGCTCTTGAGTCAATACTGAACAGGACGTACACACACCAGAGCGACATTTGGAGTTATG GCGTGACCGTGTGGGAGCTGATGACATTCGGCACCAAGCCGTACGACGGCATTCCGGCCAGCGACATCGCCGGCGTGCTGGAGAAAGGCGAGCGTTTGCCTCAGCCTCCCATCTGCACCATTGACGTCTATATGATCATGGTCAAAT GTTGGATGATCGACGCAGATAGTCGACCGCGTTTCCGAGAACTAATAGCGGAGTTCACAAAAATGGCTCGGGATCCTCCCCGCTATCTGGTCATCCAG GGGGACGAGAGTTTGCACCTGCACGATCCTCCCGACGACAGGTTCTTCCGCACCCTGGTGAGCGGCGAGCACACCGAGGATGCCGTCGACGCCGACGAGTACCTGCTCCCGCAGCGTGGCTTCTTCGCCAGCCCGAGCACATCTCAGACGCCGCTGCTGCACTCCACC AGCCTGAACAGCAGCAATGGGATGTGCAATGGCAGAAATAGATTAGtg AATGGGTTGCCCAGCCGGGATGGAAGTATAGTTCTTCGTTATATTCCCGATCCCACTGATAAACTGTTAGATGACGCCTTCCAGCctgctccag ACTACATGAACCAGAACACGGCCTCGGACATGACGAATCCCGTGTACCAGCACCCCGCCCTCCCGCGCACCCTCCTTCCCACCATCTCCTCGGACGACAACTCCGAGTACCTCAACTGCTTCCAGAAGGAACCCGAGTACCTCAACGAGCTCCCGCCCCACCCCAACGGCACGTTCCATGCCGTCCACAAGTACAAGCCGCAGAACAGCATCGACAACCCCGACTACCAGCACAGCTTCACGCCCACCTTCAAAGCCCGCATGAAGGGACACCTGCCGGCAGCGGGGAATGCAGAGTACCTGGGCCCAAACTGA